One window from the genome of Lentibacillus daqui encodes:
- a CDS encoding NADPH-dependent FMN reductase codes for MAIKVKAIIGSTSSTSHNAKLVAYMRSRYADKLDIIPVFINDVDTFSIDIENTPTENVNRFKADVKDSDAVLFAVPEYNYSIPGALKNAIDWLSRGGDFTIKDKPAFIVGSSIGVHGSVRAQMHLRQILSNPALSPILLPGNEVYVGSVHEKMNDAGEITDHGTIEFLDLVVNNFIEFYHKTISSVAVAN; via the coding sequence ATGGCAATAAAAGTAAAAGCAATCATAGGTAGTACGAGTTCAACCTCACATAACGCGAAGTTAGTGGCGTATATGAGAAGTCGCTATGCAGATAAATTGGATATTATACCGGTATTCATTAATGATGTTGACACATTTTCCATTGACATTGAAAATACGCCGACAGAAAATGTAAATCGATTTAAAGCGGATGTAAAGGATTCAGATGCCGTATTGTTCGCAGTTCCAGAATATAATTATTCCATTCCAGGTGCATTAAAAAATGCTATTGACTGGCTATCACGTGGAGGCGACTTTACGATCAAAGATAAACCGGCATTTATCGTTGGTTCTTCTATCGGTGTTCACGGCAGTGTCCGTGCACAAATGCATTTAAGACAAATTCTGTCAAACCCGGCATTATCACCAATTTTACTACCGGGAAATGAAGTATATGTCGGATCCGTTCATGAAAAAATGAATGATGCTGGTGAAATAACAGATCATGGCACAATTGAATTCCTTGATTTGGTAGTGAACAACTTCATCGAATTCTATCATAAAACAATTTCATCTGTTGCAGTTGCAAATTAA